A stretch of DNA from Lotus japonicus ecotype B-129 chromosome 4, LjGifu_v1.2:
GGATAAAAGTAATTTTGGTAAAAGTGATTGAAAgtgaagtgatttatgtttgtaTGAATTTATGAAAACACAAATTCtactagaattgattttggagtAAAATCAATTATCTGAGATGATTCCCAAACATCTATGTTGTCATCCAGAGAACCAAACACGTCTAAAGTCATCACTTATGATTATGAATTGATAAACACCAACAGTTACCTGCTGGAAATAAAGGTTACGAATCTCTTCAGCACGCACAGAATTTCCTTGATCTTCCTCCAGTGAAGCCCATGTCATCCATGTCACATAACTCTGAGAATTTATATTCAACGAGGATCTAAATAATCTACGAGCAGCTGAAAGATTGCCAACCCTCTGCTCCAGAACACCCCATGCCTGCGTTGGAGAAAGTTGTTATAAAAAATGAATACTTAGCTATGTAAAGGATCAAAGTGTCACAATATTTATCATATGCAAACATGTTACCTGGAGACACCTGGCAGCACTTTCACTGTTTGAATTAATCGATAAGGCTTTCTGGTATAGTTCTCTAGCTGTATTCAAGTTTCCTTCTTTCCATTCCATCCAACCCCAAGCCTGCATATCCCAAAAGTTATGATTAGTCATTCTCTTTTAACCATAAAGTTATGCGAGTCCAAAATATGCAACAATAAAAAGAACATGGTGCTTTAAAAGGTAAAGGAAAGATTATCTTGCATGCTCAATTAGCGTaacatcataattttttttgaaagaccaACAAAATGAATTATTATAAAGAAAGGAGTACAAGATAATGTACAGAGATAATACTGTGTTAAGAGTTACACGAAAAAATAGTAACAAGAGTGAAAATTTCAAAATAGCAATAAGAGTAAAAATTTCAAATAGCCCTTCATAGAACTTGCAGAGTTCTTATCTTCACCCCATCATCTTCAAGAGTTACTAAAAACATTGAATAGGATTTGATTACCAAAAGATATAAAAGATACATAGAGGTGCTTGCAACTTGTCCCCGCCCACTAGAGAAAAATCATAAGTATATCTCATACataaaaatcaaatagaaaTGCTAAATTCTGTTCCTTTTTCTAAAAAGTACATCCTCGAGGTCAGAACCACAAATTGAATGGTGTGAAGTAGATGCACAAAGACACAAACCATTCACCATGTCAAGATTACTTCgaaaaagatatatatatatatatataatatatatatatatatatatgaaaaggaATAGAAATTTGGatattgatgtttgagaaagatatCCAAGTGAGAAGACTTCTTACAAACCAAACAGGTTGATGTTTCGGGTCTAATTCAGAAGCTCTCCTGAACAAAATCCGAGCAAGGTTTGCACTCGAGTGATTGTATTCCAGTAATGCAAGAGACTGGAGGAGAACGGGATCTCTTGGATTCAGCGCATGGCCAATCTTTAGAAGTTTTCTTCCCTTAATAATGTTGCCCACATTAGCTTCAAAAATGCCCCATACATGCCAAGCAAACCTATTTTTAGGACTTGCTTGCACTGCTCTCTATTAATCACAAAGAATAAAAGGAAGCATAAGCCATGCATTGAGATAAATTAATAAAAGTAAAGGGCAAGGAAAAACACCCTAACTCCTAACGAAATTTAGTCTGCTAAGTTCTAACAAGGAAGGGAatcagagagaaaatatgaaagAATTGGCAATATTAGGTATCACCTCAAATAATTTCCTAGCAGTACGATAGTTTTCCTGTCCCACTTCCATTTGTGCCCAAGCCTATTTCAAAAAGAATCAATACGAATTAATAAGATAATATGTATAATATATAagatcaattcagaaacaataTGCCTTAGATGACCATGACTTACAAGCCAACTAGCACAGCTGTTAGGATTACACTTAGTGGCCTGATTAAATAAGTATCGAGCCTGCTGAAATCTATTTGCTCTAACTTCAAGCAAAGCAAGAGTTTGGTATATGTACTCATTCTGTCCACAATACTTAAGACCTTTGGAAAGCAGATTCCTAGCCTTCGTTATATTTCCCTGTTTCAACTCTAGAACTGCCCATCCGTGCCAAGCTGCAACATGCCTCTTATCAGCTACCGTGGCAGCATCAAAAAGCTCTCTTGCTTTCCTGATATTTCCCATTTTCTTTTCAAGAACTGCCCAGCACTGTTCAAAGATAAATTTCAGTTGTTAACTTCAGCAGAATGTACGTCAAAAGACAATATATTAAAGCATTGAAAGCAATCACTCCAACTCCTGATGTTGGCAGATGAAACATTCTCCATGCCAGGTCTAGCTAGTACAAGCTTCAAAGGCATGCCAGGCCATGTAAATTATAGTCATGTCTAAGCTAAACAGTGATTTCAAATTAgatcggggggggggggggaactcATGGATGAGACCTAACAGCTATCCAGTTTTAATACATGAAGATGAACGCCTATGATCCAGCGTTTATTATCACCTGATTAAAATGCTTAATAGGTCCTTAAAGTATAGATAAGATCAGCGGTAACAACTGACTCATTGACAAAGAGTCATTGTCTaaagtgaaatttgaaaagagtTTTTGGAAATACAGCTGTCTTGCCCACATCAAAGATGTTCTTAGCAGCGGGCAGTCAAGATAAATCACAGTCAGATATGAGAAAATGGATATCCTGGAAATGATTCACCATGGATGGAATGACCAGAACCTACTCATGGCTTATCTTCACAGCTTCATGCTCATCATGATGGTGTAACTAAGTAAGAACTATTGCTAAATAAGAAAATTACCTACATCCAGATCCTATTCCATTTACATGCAATGTGAATTATTATACTAGAATTGCAACTTGCATGCACTACAAAACTTGCCTATACTCTATAGTTCTGAACTTACAGACTTTAACACACTCCTCTGTTATCACATGCAAGAGCAAAATTGAACACTAACCTGCCAAATGTAAGCATTTTCACCCTGAGTAGCTTGGCAACCCTGTTCATATACCTCTCTGGCTTGACTTGTTTTGGATTGCTTGCTCAAAATCTTCCCAAGTGCCACATAAGCTCTACCATCTTCTGGCCAACAGCATATACACTTCCATTCCCAATCCATtcaaaacacaaacaacaaaAACCATAATCAGAAACACAAATCAAATAAACTTCAAACAACAAACAATAACCAAATTGATCAAACACCACACACACCTTCTGAAGAATTTGCTCTGCTTCTTCATACCGAaactttctacccaaaaccttagCCTTATACAACGCCAAGTCCAAATTCACAGTGAGGGGTTTCTCTTTAGGCTCCGATTCGACCCTCTTAGGTTCAAACAACGGCATCTTCTTCGCGAATCTGGTTAGCCCGGCGTCAATCGAAGAACCCTTCGtgtcatcctcatcttcatctgCCTCCTTCACCTCGCCGGAGATCTCCATCACCGGCCGGCGAACCACGAGCGCGCCGTTAGAGTCTTTCGGCGGAGCGTCATTGCGGGAAGTCTGTTCGGAGGGACGGGTATTTTTGTCCAgcacggtggtggtggtggttgatgAGTCGCGGAGAGAGCAACATGGTGCCGGTGCGGTGAGatgggaggaggaggagtggaGGGGTAAAATGGGTACTTTGAGTGTGAATTTGAAGTTGTTGGTTTGAGTGAAGAGAGTGAAGTTGTGtgaagaagatggaggaggaagctgTGAGAGCACCTTCATTTCTGGTTAACGGACTCAACTGTTTCCTGTTTTACGTACAGACCAAGtggaaagaagaagagattgTAATAAAATTACTGTTATAACCTCCATTTTTTagctaattttttttgtaacaaTCTAATAGATGCCTAATTACTAAGCTTTAGACATCACATATATCATGAGTAGTACATCAATTTATATAAAAAGAATATTAGatgattttttatatatttaagaaTCGAAGTAAAACTTAAGAATAAAGGGTGATTATGTATAATACAAATTTTGAATGAAGGGTGTAAGGGTGGTTTGGTAAATTAATGCATTATGGGTCGCTGGTATGAGATTATCCACGTTACTTTATGATTTGTGTGGCTGAGGTCTTCATTGTGACACGTGGTTGTTTGTTATTGGAAAATACATTCGAGTTCGTGATGTTGCCAACAAAGGGATACAGAAAGTGTTTGTCTTGAgtcatggatttttttttagggAACAATTTTATATATCCGTTAGAAAatagaaatattaaaaaattgattttaaaatatagagtATTTTTGGAAAATGATTATACGTTCTTATGTTTATTCTATATAAAGTGATGATATTATTTAGAATCAACTAAACATACTAAAAAGTACCCGCACTTATTACATTCTCTTTTCAATACTATTTTATTGGTTAAAAATTGAAGTAGGTTTCAccaaattaaaaaactaaaaacgaGACTTTATTTAATGAACCGTATATTGATTTCAaccaatagaaagaaaaaatgttGAAAAGAGTATATCATTTACCTCATAATCCTAGTATGTAGGGGAAATTTCCTTGTGCGTCCACTTTCTTTTTCGGGGTTCTCCCTCTTGCGGGACTTATCCTTCTCCACGGTAGAGTTTTCTCCTTATAATATGTGAGTTCTCTATCACCTTAGGTGGTTTTATTATCTAAGGAAATGTTTTCCCCCCTTTAAGTTGGGGTTTTTCCTCTTATCCATCATTTATGCGGCTACCATGAGAATCATCTACACCCACTTATGCCTCCACCCTTAGCCTTTTGCCGCATCAGCCCCTGCCTCAGTTATACTAATCAATGCCACTGTCGCCAACATCTTTCTCACTCACCGTTGTTTTATTCCGATGTGTGTATACATGTGCCGAAGTTGACATCCTTTTTGTGTTATTAACGATGCCAACTTGACTTCTTTTGGTGCTGTTGGAGGCACAATATcgatttttttggaaaatgcaTAGACTATAATTTCAACAAAGTAAAATGTGTTGTAAAAGTTGGGATGATgattaaaataggaaaaaaattgtttcCACTCGGAATAATTTGCTAGATTGTTTCATTGTTGATTATTGGAGTTTAGAGGATTTTTGGATGGCTTGAATTTAGTTTATTAGCTACTTGTATCAGTTTGAGTAAGCATGTTTTGCTTTGTTGTTCTTAagttttttaatcttatttatTTGCAATATCACGTTTTAAGATTTTATTCTCACATGACATAAGTGCAATTACGCAACTCTTTATGTTTAAATCTAAAgatctttgaaaaaaaaagtgttagTATGAGTTAATTACCTACATTTCCATGTttttactattatttttaataaatttagaaATATTTTGAGAAATCTTAAATATCAACCAATAACAACTTTCAGAAACCATATTTTCAGAAAGGAGTCTTGAAAAATAAACGCCCATAATTTTAAACAAATGCAATGGTTCCACACTCAATAGATTTTATACACTCCTAAGTTTGAAATACACCACATTTCCCCTTTCCGGATCTTCACAAACTGGTACACTACAACATCATCTTTCcttcttattattatttataggAAGATCACCATCAATAATAGGAAGAAAGggatctttctttcttttttggtcTCAGAAAGGGATCTTTCTAAATACTAGCTTAACTTCAAAATCAATGAGAGGCTGCATACACATGTGGCGAGAGCCTGGGCCTAGAGTACACTGACAAAGGCACAGCCCGTTGCAATGTTAGCCCATAAGCTTCATCCATGTTGAGCTTTTCATGGTTAAGCCCATTTTCTAGCTCCCAGTTAAACGAATGGACCAGAGTTGCAGTTAACAGCTGAACCATACGAAGCCCAAGGCTCATCCCAGCACATATCCTACGTCCAGCACCAAAGGGTATCACCTTAAAGTCATTGCCCTTAACATCAACATCAACCTTATCACCCTCTAGGAACCTTTCGGGCTTGAACTCCAATGGCTCAGCCCATTCTTTAGGGTCACGGGCTATGGCCCACACGTTCACCAAGAGAGTGGACCCCTTTGGTATGTGGTAACCCAGTACCTCACAGCTCTCAGATGCGACACGTGGCAGTGAAAGAGGGGTTGATGGGTGAAGACGGAAGGTTTCTTTCACTACTGCTTGCAAGTATGGGAGATGAGGCAAGTCATCTTCTCTCACGTTTCTTTCTCGGCCCACGACTGTGTCCAATTCTTGTTGGACCTGGGCTAGAATTCTTGGGCTACGGATCAGTTCTGCAATGACCCA
This window harbors:
- the LOC130711999 gene encoding protein high chlorophyll fluorescent 107, with product MKVLSQLPPPSSSHNFTLFTQTNNFKFTLKVPILPLHSSSSHLTAPAPCCSLRDSSTTTTTVLDKNTRPSEQTSRNDAPPKDSNGALVVRRPVMEISGEVKEADEDEDDTKGSSIDAGLTRFAKKMPLFEPKRVESEPKEKPLTVNLDLALYKAKVLGRKFRYEEAEQILQKCICCWPEDGRAYVALGKILSKQSKTSQAREVYEQGCQATQGENAYIWQCWAVLEKKMGNIRKARELFDAATVADKRHVAAWHGWAVLELKQGNITKARNLLSKGLKYCGQNEYIYQTLALLEVRANRFQQARYLFNQATKCNPNSCASWLAWAQMEVGQENYRTARKLFERAVQASPKNRFAWHVWGIFEANVGNIIKGRKLLKIGHALNPRDPVLLQSLALLEYNHSSANLARILFRRASELDPKHQPVWFAWGWMEWKEGNLNTARELYQKALSINSNSESAARCLQAWGVLEQRVGNLSAARRLFRSSLNINSQSYVTWMTWASLEEDQGNSVRAEEIRNLYFQQRTEVVDDASWVMGFLDILDPAIDTLKRLLKLDSNAYTTPLDSLRNIAGKNRNKADFSSGEDGESDFDLDAFIMDRLSFDSSNLEVQLGTPKMPSVKRYSSPRRIWKKDMAIK